A genomic window from Vitis riparia cultivar Riparia Gloire de Montpellier isolate 1030 chromosome 18, EGFV_Vit.rip_1.0, whole genome shotgun sequence includes:
- the LOC117906809 gene encoding histone-lysine N-methyltransferase ASHH1-like isoform X2 yields the protein MQCGMLLLCSRHIKQKENDIAICECKYKANDPDSACGERCWNVLTSIECTPRYCPCSIHCKNQRFQKREYAKTKLFRAEGRGWGLLATENIKAGEFVMEYCGEVISRTEARGRSQVYVSQGLKDVYIIPLNARECIDATKKGNLARFINHSCQPNCETMKWSVLGEDRVGIFALRNISVGTELTYSYNFEWYSGAKVRCLCGATRCSGFLGGKPCGFQEDSFAWEKNNERYSGGDKPSSSLGPKKRLKHDHNGGSRPLPGKQVDAKYVAQFLASKEAQEEVLKNEEERKEALSHLASVYREIEPAIEDHDMYGPANVPTDVAEQWIGASCRKLKAEFNLHSSIIRNLICPPQRAPEDAKPSAGDPDHEIK from the exons ATGCAATGTGGAATGCTTTTGTTGTGTTCTAGACACATAAAGCAGAAGGAAAATGATATTGCCATCTGTGAATGCAAGTACAAAGCCAATGATCcagatagtgcatgtggagagAGGTGCTGGAATGTATTAACTAGCATAGAGTGCACACCTCGCTATTGTCCATGCAGCATCCATTGCAAGAATCAG AGATTTCAGAAGCGTGAATATGCTAAAACGAAGTTGTTCAGGGCTGAAGGCCGTGGGTGGGGTCTTTTGGCTACAGAGAACATTAAG GCTGGAGAATTTGTTATGGAGTACTGTGGAGAAGTGATTTCACGGACAGAAGCAAGGGGAAGGTCCCAAGTTTATGTATCACAag GCCTTAAGGATGTATATATAATTCCTCTGAATGCTAGGGAATGCATTGATGCAACCAAAAAAGGAAACCTGGCTAGGTTTATAAACCACTCATG CCAACCAAATTGTGAGACAATGAAGTGGTCAGTTTTGGGGGAAGATAGAGTTGGCATTTTTGCATTGAGAAATATATCAGTTGGAACGGAACTGACTTACAGTTACAACTTTGAATGGTATAGTGGTGCCAAGGTTCGCTGCCTTTGTGGGGCAACCAGATGCTCAGGTTTTCTTGGGGGGAAGCCTTGTGGATTCCAG GAGGATTCGTTTGCATGGGAGAAGAACAATGAGAG ATACTCAGGGGGGGATAAACCTTCTTCTTCGCTGGGGccaaaaaaaagattaaaacatGATCATAATGGAGGGTCAAGACCCCTCCCAGGAAAGCAAGTTGATGCAAAATATGTTGCCCAATTCTTAGCATCAAAGGAAGCTCAAGAGGAGGTCTTAAAAAATGAG GAAGAAAGGAAGGAGGCCTTGTCCCATCTGGCCTCTGTGTACAGGGAGATTGAGCCTGCTATAGAAGATCATGATATGTATGGTCCAGCCAATGTGCCAACTGATGTGGCAGAGCAATGGATAGGGGCCAGCTGCCGGAAACTGAAGGCAGAGTTTAACCTTCATTCCTCTATCATCAGAAATCTTATCTGCCCACCACAAAGAGCACCAGAAGATGCAAAGCCCTCAGCAGGAGACCCTGATCATGAAATCAAGTGA
- the LOC117906809 gene encoding histone-lysine N-methyltransferase ASHH1-like isoform X1, with product MSSSSQAPAARRTLNRGRVASSLCHIDPQGQSDQQIEVPEFIHINRNDFSYRKHIKQKENDIAICECKYKANDPDSACGERCWNVLTSIECTPRYCPCSIHCKNQRFQKREYAKTKLFRAEGRGWGLLATENIKAGEFVMEYCGEVISRTEARGRSQVYVSQGLKDVYIIPLNARECIDATKKGNLARFINHSCQPNCETMKWSVLGEDRVGIFALRNISVGTELTYSYNFEWYSGAKVRCLCGATRCSGFLGGKPCGFQEDSFAWEKNNERYSGGDKPSSSLGPKKRLKHDHNGGSRPLPGKQVDAKYVAQFLASKEAQEEVLKNEEERKEALSHLASVYREIEPAIEDHDMYGPANVPTDVAEQWIGASCRKLKAEFNLHSSIIRNLICPPQRAPEDAKPSAGDPDHEIK from the exons ATGTCGTCCTCCTCCCAAGCACCAGCTGCTCGGCGCACCCTCAATCGCGGACGTGTTGCCTCATCACTTTGTCACATTGACCCTCAAGGTCAATCT gATCAACAAATTGAAGTACCAGAGTTCATACATATCAATAGGAATGATTTCTCATATAGAAA ACACATAAAGCAGAAGGAAAATGATATTGCCATCTGTGAATGCAAGTACAAAGCCAATGATCcagatagtgcatgtggagagAGGTGCTGGAATGTATTAACTAGCATAGAGTGCACACCTCGCTATTGTCCATGCAGCATCCATTGCAAGAATCAG AGATTTCAGAAGCGTGAATATGCTAAAACGAAGTTGTTCAGGGCTGAAGGCCGTGGGTGGGGTCTTTTGGCTACAGAGAACATTAAG GCTGGAGAATTTGTTATGGAGTACTGTGGAGAAGTGATTTCACGGACAGAAGCAAGGGGAAGGTCCCAAGTTTATGTATCACAag GCCTTAAGGATGTATATATAATTCCTCTGAATGCTAGGGAATGCATTGATGCAACCAAAAAAGGAAACCTGGCTAGGTTTATAAACCACTCATG CCAACCAAATTGTGAGACAATGAAGTGGTCAGTTTTGGGGGAAGATAGAGTTGGCATTTTTGCATTGAGAAATATATCAGTTGGAACGGAACTGACTTACAGTTACAACTTTGAATGGTATAGTGGTGCCAAGGTTCGCTGCCTTTGTGGGGCAACCAGATGCTCAGGTTTTCTTGGGGGGAAGCCTTGTGGATTCCAG GAGGATTCGTTTGCATGGGAGAAGAACAATGAGAG ATACTCAGGGGGGGATAAACCTTCTTCTTCGCTGGGGccaaaaaaaagattaaaacatGATCATAATGGAGGGTCAAGACCCCTCCCAGGAAAGCAAGTTGATGCAAAATATGTTGCCCAATTCTTAGCATCAAAGGAAGCTCAAGAGGAGGTCTTAAAAAATGAG GAAGAAAGGAAGGAGGCCTTGTCCCATCTGGCCTCTGTGTACAGGGAGATTGAGCCTGCTATAGAAGATCATGATATGTATGGTCCAGCCAATGTGCCAACTGATGTGGCAGAGCAATGGATAGGGGCCAGCTGCCGGAAACTGAAGGCAGAGTTTAACCTTCATTCCTCTATCATCAGAAATCTTATCTGCCCACCACAAAGAGCACCAGAAGATGCAAAGCCCTCAGCAGGAGACCCTGATCATGAAATCAAGTGA